The nucleotide sequence GCGAGCGAGGCCGTCTCGGCGCCGATGCGCGCCAGCACCGCGAGCGGATCGGGCAGCGTTCGGCTGTCGGCGAGGCTGGCGCCGAGCTGCCACCGGAGGACGAAGACGACCAGCGAGGCGATGCGCAGCCTCCCCTCGTCGCGCCGGGCGAGCGCCCCCTGCGGCACCGCGGCAGCGGGCTCGTGCGGGGAGGTCGACGAGGTCACCTGGGGACGCGCGGGCACGGCGGGTGCAGGCGGGGCGAGGCGCCGCGCGCTCACCGCCCCCCGCCTCCATGCCAGAAGGTGCCCGGCGCGATCTCGCGGGCGCGCCCGACCAGGGCCTCGCCCCCTTCCGCAGCGAGGATCGCGAAGGCGCGCGCGGCGGCGCGCTCGCCCTCCTCGCCCGCAGCCTGCGGGATGCCGGCGCGGAAACCCTCGCGCAGCGCGACGAAGGTCGCCTCATCCTCGACGCGCATCGACGGGCGCAACGCCTCCCAGGCCGCGTCGGACTCGCGCAGCAGCGCCTTGGCCGCCGCGGAGGCGCGCAGGAAG is from Candidatus Hydrogenedentota bacterium and encodes:
- a CDS encoding ABC transporter permease translates to MSARRLAPPAPAVPARPQVTSSTSPHEPAAAVPQGALARRDEGRLRIASLVVFVLRWQLGASLADSRTLPDPLAVLARIGAETASLA
- a CDS encoding ABC transporter substrate-binding protein, with the protein product HYGARLAAAGMPEVLGMKEILATLDIGDEMPLVGWVFGERWAGANPAAIRGFLRASAAAKALLRESDAAWEALRPSMRVEDEATFVALREGFRAGIPQAAGEEGERAAARAFAILAAEGGEALVGRAREIAPGTFWHGGGGR